Below is a genomic region from Pirellulales bacterium.
GTCTTTTTCGAAATACATCTTGCGGATCAATTGCTGAAAGCAATCGAGCGTGATTTCGGCGGCGGCGAGCGGCTGGGCGGTTGGATCGGTCACGGCTGGGCTTGCTCCATTTGTTCTTGCAGTTCCTTAGCGCCGGGAAACGCCGCATCGTCTTTCAAGATCGCGCGGACCAATTCGCGGGCCCGATCTTTGCGGCTGGCTCGAAAACAAGCGTCGGCCAGGGCAAGCTGCAAGCCGCGTGCGGTCGGCTCGAGCCGGACGGCCGCTTCGTATTCCGCCACTGCCTCTGGAAACTTTTTCTCGCCGACCAGCGCCTCGCCCAGCATGCGATGCGTCTCGACATCTTTCACGTCGATATAGAGCGCCTGAGTCGCCCAATGCGCGGCGGCCGCGAAATTTTTGGCCCGCAGCGCCAGTTGGGCCAGCTTTTTGCGCATCGGCAGGTCGTCGGCATCGCGATCGGCGAGCCGGGCCAACACGTCGAACAGTTTTTTATCTTCGTTCGATTTCAAATAGAGCCGGGCGAGAGCCTGCAACCACTGCACGTCTTGCGGAAATTTTTTGGCCCCCAGCCGATACAACTCTTCCGCCGCCGCCGGTTCGTCGGAGTCCGATTTCAATCGGGCCAACAGGGCAAGCACATTTTCCTGCGGCGCTTCGCGGTCCAAACACTTCTCCAACATGGCGATCGCCCGATCTTGCTCGCCGGCCGTCAAAACAAGCCGGGCCACGACATAGGTCGCCAGTTGATGCTTGGGATGCTTTATGAGCACCCCCTCGGCAATGGCTCGAGCTCGCACGGCTTCATCCTTGTGGAAAAGCGCCAGCGCGAAACGGGCCGCGATATCAGGATCGTCGGGCTGGGCTTTCTGCGCCGTTTCCAGATTGGCCAGCTTCGGCTCGGTGCGTGGGGCGAGCCCTTCCAAGCCGGCGGCGATCTTTCGTAGGTATTCGACATAGCCGCGCTCGAACTGTTCCTGATCCACGCCGAGGGCCCGCCGGATGGCCGCGCGCGTGTTCAAGTTGTCGGCATACGCGGCAAGCATTTTGGCGATGGCGTCGTCGCCGAAATGCTCGAGCATGTATTCGGCATAGAGTTCGGCCTGACAATAGGCCATCGCCCAATCGTCGCTGCTCGAGGGACGAATGAAGCCGCTGTTGATGGTTTCCAGGTTGAATAGCTTTCCTTGCGGCACGCGCTGGGCCAACAGCTCGTCCCATTGCCGCGGGCGAGGATAGCCCTCGTTTTGCACGGCGAGGGCTTCGGTGAACCAATGCGGGATGTTGAAGTGCGTTTGCTGCAAATTGACGACGTGTACGAATTCATGCCGCAGCACCCGCGCCCAATTAAACTTCTGCGGCGAATCGTTCGGCGATTGCATGGCCACCATTCGGCCGGCGCAGGCCCCCACCGTGCCGATATAGGGTAGCCCGACCATGCGAGCGCTGAACCAACCATGACCATCGGTGTTTCGCGAGCGGCTAAAAATTTCGAAAAGTGATTTGCCTTGCGGCTTGTAGCCGAGCTTTTTTACAAGTGGCGGATAGACTTCTTCTTCGAGGAACTTCGCGACGTATTTCGCCAACAGCTCGTCATGGACACGGTCGAATTTGATCACGAAATGATCCGTTTCGACCACCGAATAATCCGACAACACCTCCAGCACTTTGAGCGTGTTGCTCACCCGCACGTTGAACGGGTCGATGTCGAATGCTTCGTGCAGCACCTTATCGGCCGCCACTTCCTCGCCGAGCCGCATGTAGACCAGGCCCAATTCACCGCGAGGGCCGACCAATTGCGGCATGCGGTCGATGGCCTCGCGATAGAAGCCGACCGCGTCGGGATAGCGCTGCAGGCGATCGAGCCCGGCGGCAAGCGCGGCGTAGAATTCTCCGCAATGAGGATTGCGCGCGGTCACTTCGGAAATCAGCCTTGCCAAGCGTGAATCGGATGGTTGCGATTTGCCGGCCGCGGCGGGTAGGCCATCAAGGGCGGCATAGGCGGCCGCCAATCGGCCAAGCGTCGCTTCGTTCGTCGGATCCAGCTTGATTGCCGCTTGCAAATGATCGATGGCCTGCGCCGATTCAAAATTGGCCAGATCGACGTCGGCTTCGAGTTGGCGGGCCCATAGCAGCCGGGGGTCGATCTCGAGCGCATGGCGGAGCGACGCCTGCGCGGCAGCCAGGTCATAGTTCTCAATCGCCAGCGAAGCGACTCCCGCCTCCGCCTCTGCCGCTTGCGGGTTCAGAGCCAGGGCGGCTTTGAATTCTCGCGCGGCGTCGGCTTCGTTGAACTTTTCGGCGTAGAGCAAACCGGCCTCGTAGTGTGCCCGCCAATAGGCCGGATCGAGCTTGAGCAAGTCGGGATAAAGTTCGTTGACCAG
It encodes:
- a CDS encoding tetratricopeptide repeat protein; amino-acid sequence: MRNATHLVVLLAGLMFATSAIADPPPNASPTEDSSAASKAAAEPASDVSAQAIARRLLLQGKYAEAVDSYAKLAVREPIVAAIGQARALAAVGKTDEAQTLLSATAKQHDTAGELHAESAILALSSGDVKQAREQANAALKLIADGPRQAAARWVAAEADRRAGRLDEATAGYKWFVDLYNREDEIKDPDTLHFIGLAAAQYARWKRLSDQFNFLVNELYPDLLKLDPAYWRAHYEAGLLYAEKFNEADAAREFKAALALNPQAAEAEAGVASLAIENYDLAAAQASLRHALEIDPRLLWARQLEADVDLANFESAQAIDHLQAAIKLDPTNEATLGRLAAAYAALDGLPAAAGKSQPSDSRLARLISEVTARNPHCGEFYAALAAGLDRLQRYPDAVGFYREAIDRMPQLVGPRGELGLVYMRLGEEVAADKVLHEAFDIDPFNVRVSNTLKVLEVLSDYSVVETDHFVIKFDRVHDELLAKYVAKFLEEEVYPPLVKKLGYKPQGKSLFEIFSRSRNTDGHGWFSARMVGLPYIGTVGACAGRMVAMQSPNDSPQKFNWARVLRHEFVHVVNLQQTHFNIPHWFTEALAVQNEGYPRPRQWDELLAQRVPQGKLFNLETINSGFIRPSSSDDWAMAYCQAELYAEYMLEHFGDDAIAKMLAAYADNLNTRAAIRRALGVDQEQFERGYVEYLRKIAAGLEGLAPRTEPKLANLETAQKAQPDDPDIAARFALALFHKDEAVRARAIAEGVLIKHPKHQLATYVVARLVLTAGEQDRAIAMLEKCLDREAPQENVLALLARLKSDSDEPAAAEELYRLGAKKFPQDVQWLQALARLYLKSNEDKKLFDVLARLADRDADDLPMRKKLAQLALRAKNFAAAAHWATQALYIDVKDVETHRMLGEALVGEKKFPEAVAEYEAAVRLEPTARGLQLALADACFRASRKDRARELVRAILKDDAAFPGAKELQEQMEQAQP